The Citrifermentans bemidjiense Bem genome window below encodes:
- a CDS encoding YybS family protein gives MNPVQGQILDVVKGSVATVTLFLAFVYFPVLGMIPGFFAPLPGAYYALKNDRKIGLLVLLTSSALLLGLADSTLLLVYLLQAGVLSLALPEFLLRLKGGARSIVYSVAINLLVMLVAALLYSWDTGADLHAKVTKGVQSSITQTALLYEKAGVKGDELKAMQESMQQAGELVITIYPALVTVSLGLVACMNLLVLARVANRVRMPLYVGDFKKYRNPEPLVWLLIASGFGMLAPSTPVYLASLNVLIVVAALYSVQGFAVISHYFCKLQVPKFIRLLSALFLIIQPFMVLAVAVLGVFDLWGDFRSPKKQ, from the coding sequence GTGAACCCAGTACAGGGGCAGATTCTTGATGTAGTGAAGGGGAGCGTCGCCACGGTGACGCTCTTCCTTGCTTTCGTCTACTTCCCCGTGCTCGGCATGATCCCGGGCTTTTTCGCGCCGCTCCCCGGCGCTTACTACGCCCTGAAGAACGACAGGAAGATCGGGCTTTTGGTGCTGCTGACCTCGTCGGCGCTGCTCCTCGGCCTGGCGGATTCAACGCTCCTGCTGGTCTACCTGCTGCAGGCAGGCGTTCTCTCCCTGGCGCTTCCCGAGTTTTTGCTCCGGTTGAAAGGGGGCGCCCGATCGATCGTCTACTCGGTCGCCATCAACCTGCTGGTCATGCTCGTTGCCGCCCTGCTCTACAGCTGGGACACCGGGGCCGATCTGCACGCCAAGGTGACCAAGGGGGTGCAGTCGAGCATCACCCAGACCGCTTTGCTCTATGAGAAGGCGGGGGTCAAGGGGGACGAACTCAAGGCGATGCAGGAGTCGATGCAGCAGGCGGGCGAACTGGTCATCACCATCTACCCCGCGCTCGTCACCGTGTCGCTTGGACTTGTGGCCTGCATGAACCTCTTGGTTCTAGCCAGGGTCGCCAACCGGGTCCGGATGCCGCTCTACGTTGGAGATTTCAAGAAGTACCGCAATCCCGAGCCGCTGGTATGGCTTTTGATTGCCTCGGGGTTCGGTATGCTGGCGCCGAGCACCCCTGTTTACCTGGCCTCGCTGAACGTGCTGATCGTGGTTGCCGCCCTTTACTCAGTTCAGGGTTTCGCCGTCATCAGCCACTACTTCTGCAAGCTCCAGGTTCCGAAGTTCATCAGGCTTTTGTCCGCCCTGTTCCTGATCATCCAGCCCTTCATGGTGCTGGCGGTCGCGGTGCTGGGTGTTTTCGACCTCTGGGGAGATTTCAGATCCCCCAAAAAACAGTAA
- the rpsR gene encoding 30S ribosomal protein S18, with protein MADERAPQRSTSGPRKKRPFQRRKVCRFCADKQVTIDYKDPRTLRYFVSERGKIIPRRISGNCSKHQREITEAIKRARNIALLPIAGSHATA; from the coding sequence ATGGCTGACGAAAGAGCACCCCAGAGAAGCACCAGCGGCCCCAGGAAGAAAAGGCCGTTTCAGCGTCGTAAAGTTTGCCGTTTCTGCGCTGACAAGCAGGTAACCATCGATTACAAGGACCCGCGTACCCTGCGTTACTTCGTGTCCGAGCGCGGCAAGATCATCCCGCGCCGTATCTCCGGTAACTGCTCCAAGCACCAGAGGGAAATCACCGAAGCGATCAAAAGGGCAAGGAACATAGCCCTGCTTCCGATCGCCGGCAGCCACGCTACCGCCTAG